CGCGCGGCAAACATATCGCCCATTGGCAGGTTCGCGATCAGATCGCCACCTTTGTTCCAGCCGTCAGAGCCATCCGTTTTACTGTAATAGCCACTGACTTTTGCGCTGTACTCATTAAGTTGTGGCTTAGCCATAATGTAACGTACGGTGCCACCGAGAGAACCAGAGCCGTACAGAGTACCCTGAGGGCCACGTAAAACCTCCACTCTCTCAATATCTTTGAGCAAGAAGTTACCGTAGAGCGGCGTATTATTAACGTAGGTTGATACCGTAGGCGCGCTAACCAAGGCGTAGTCACCAGTAATCGCGCTGTCGACATTCAGCCCGCGGATATTGATACTATTAACAACTGAGTTGCTCCGATATCCCCGATCAACCACGGCGACACCAGGCACCGACTTCATCAATTCGGCCGCATCGATGATGTTCGCCTTTTCAATATCACTACCTGATACTGCCGATATGTTGTAGGGAATATCTTCTACTGATTGTGCGCGTGCTGTCGCTGTTACAACGACTTCCTCCAGCATCACATCAGCGAACAACTGACTCGAGTGCAGCAACGATGCCGCGCTTATTGCTAGTGTTAGCTTTGTTTTAGAGAAGTTATTTTTCATATTATCGTCTCTCATGCAGGTCTGTTTATTAGCTATTATTTTATCTGTCACGCTGAAGCGCTTAGCTCCAGGAAATTACTGCGAAAGGCTTTACTTGCTGGTAGGCAAATCGAGCGGCCCCAGCTCATCAAACGTTCCTTGTTGATGACTATAAACACTGTATTCGATGGTATTGTCTCGGAAACTCTTTAATGGCTGCCCTAACCCCATCAAGCCACGCTCACGCGTTCTTCTAACGGTTGAAAGGTCTATTTCAACGGCGATGACTTCCGAGTTTTCACCAGCAGTATGTAATACTCGCCCCTCAGGACTGACAACGGTAGAGAGCCCATTACCGAGATCACCCGCACAGTTAACATCGAAGAAGTAACATTGATTAACCGCTGCATTAGTTCGTGCTATCGACAGCTCGAGGTCACGATCTAGCGTGTTGGTCATAGTTGGATGAATGATGACTTCGGCCCCCAGGCTGACAAGCTCCCGGGTTGTTTCCGGGAACCACATGTCATAACAGATCGATAAGCCAAAGCGCCCAATATTAGGTACATCGAAAACAACAAACTCGGAGCCTGTTTCAACGCCTGCTTCATAGGGGTAAAAAGGGTATATTTTCCTGTAACGGCAGACCACTTCCCCATCCGGGCTAATCACTGGCATGGTGTTATAGACCTTGCCAT
Above is a window of Sinobacterium caligoides DNA encoding:
- a CDS encoding carbon-nitrogen hydrolase family protein, translating into MSQFAIAGLQLALKNQDNSFIVASEIEKAKQRFPWLNMVVVGELACFGPNPANALPVPNKTEAMFCELAKKHGIWIIPGSMFELDDGKVYNTMPVISPDGEVVCRYRKIYPFYPYEAGVETGSEFVVFDVPNIGRFGLSICYDMWFPETTRELVSLGAEVIIHPTMTNTLDRDLELSIARTNAAVNQCYFFDVNCAGDLGNGLSTVVSPEGRVLHTAGENSEVIAVEIDLSTVRRTRERGLMGLGQPLKSFRDNTIEYSVYSHQQGTFDELGPLDLPTSK